Within the Candidatus Culexarchaeum yellowstonense genome, the region AATGTGCTGTTCTCTTAATTTTCTTCGAAATTTTGTTCTATATAGTGCTTTACTAAACGTTTTATGGTTATTTTACTCTCGACTAGGAATCCTTTTATCTTGTTTTGCCATTATTTATTGGATTGGTGTTTATGAGGATTTTATTGTTTGAAGATGAATTTCATAAACTTCTTGATCCACTGGTTTCTATGAGGGCTGTTGCAGAGTTGAGGCTTGGTTTTCACAACATTTTTGAAGCTGTTTCAAAATTCTTTAATTCGGAGGTTATCCTTTATGTTAGGAGTTATATTGTTGATGTTTTGAAGGTTAGGTTTGGTGGTTTGAAGGTTAATTGTATTGATGATTTTGATGATGTTTTAATGGTTAATTCCAGACTGATTCCAAAGGCTAAGAATTTGAATTTGATATCATCACTTGCTTCTAAGAATGCTTCTTTTATGCTTTTTGATGGTGGTGAAATTGTTGCAGTTAAGGTTCGTGGAAGCCTGCTTGAAGATATTCTCTCCAAATCCCATGATGGCGTTGTAAAGTCAGATACTCTCAAAACTCTCCGTGGAGAATGTAGTGTTTATGATGTTGATGGTATTCTAATAAAGAATCTTTGGGATATTATCTTGTTGAATGAAGATCTCATTAAAGAGGGGTTTACGGTGCGTGGTGTTAATGGTGAATTGGATGATCATACGATAGTTTACGGGTCTAAATCGAATTTGTATGTTGGTGAAGGCTCTAGGGTTGAGGGTAACGTTAACATTGACGTTAGAGGTGGACCTGTATATATTGGTCGTAATGTAAATGTCCTTGGACCCTGCAGGATTGAGGGGCCCTCATATATTGGCGATAACACAATAATATTGTCTGGAGCTAGAATTAGGTCTGGGAGCAATATTGGATTTAATTGTAGGGTTGGAGGGGAGGTTGAAGCATCAGTATTGCATGGATATGTGAATATGTATCACCCAAGTTTTGTTGGGCACTCATATGTTTGTGAATGGGTTAATCTAGCAGCCTTCACAGTTACAAGTGATTTGAAGAATACTTATGGGAATATACGCGTTAAAATTGGGGACTCAATAGTTGATTCCGGTTTGAATAAGCTTGGAAGCTTCATAGGTGATCACGTTAAAACATCAATTAATTGTGGAATATTTGCTGGTAAACGTATAGGCATATTCTCACATCTCTTTGGATATGTTTATGAAGATGTCCCTCCATTCACAATATACTCAAAAGCCCTCATGGGGAGATCTTACGAGCTTAAGTTGGAATCTGCATTGGAAACTATGCGTAGAGTATATCTTCGTAGAGGTAGACAATTATCCCCTGAGGAAGTGGGATTGGTTAAATATCTCTTCCAAGCATCAGATGATGAGAGAGTTAAGGCTGGCGTGTTGAAGGGATCCTTAAGCATAATTTAATACATCACGTTGCTAGTATGGTATACTATTTATATCTGTTAATCCAATAAGGGTTTGGGGTCTATTTTGTCAGATGAATCTAAGGATAGTGAAGCTTCAAAGGTTGATGAAGAGGTTGAAGAGAAGGAGGAGGTTCTATATGAAACTGATGCCACTGAACTTAGCGTTAATGATAAGAATTATAGGCGCTTGAGGGCTATAGGGCTACTATCCTTCTACTTTGCATTGGCATTCATATTATTCCTATTCATAGACGTTTTAGCCATGATAGTGGTCTTTATAGTTATGTGGTTTTCCCCATACCCATTCATACCAACCTTCGCTGTCTACAAAATAACTGATAGAGCTGTTGTGGATAATAAGGGTAGAAGGCTTGAGATAACCCCTGAATATAAATTCCAAGTGAACTTAAGGCATAGCTTTGTTAGTTTGAGGAAGGGTAGGAGATCAATCCTATGGCTATACACCAATGAGCCAAACAAGGTTGTGGAGATTTTAGAGAAAGTTTCCAGTATATGTTATGATAGACTTTTGAAATCTAAAACGGAAGCCCCACAGAAAAGTGAAGATAAAAACTAAAGGCGGTTCCCATAAAACTGTTTTAAGGAACTCCTCCAACAATTATTTATTTAGTTTTGCCATACTTCGCCAGAATTGTCAACTTACAAATTTCCGCATAACCATTAACGTTTCAAATAAAATTATACTAGAAATGCTGAGTGAATTTCGACATTAATAATGCTTCAGTGGGCTTCAACTTTTTTGAAACGGGGTCTGGTGCTAGTCCAAGTTGTTCCATTGTTACACTGCCAAGTAGGAATATATCTTCATCACCGAATATAACGGGTGTAGCGCTAGCTTTATAGCCCTCAACCTCTATTCCTATCTCGCTTAAGGGTTTTTCAACAACCCTGCCATCGGCTAACCTCAGCTTCACTATTCTAATGGGTTTGACTCCAATTGATTTGAGAATAGCTGTCGGTATGACAGTATATGTTGCACCAGTATCAACTAGAAGTTCTATATGCATTTTATTTTCAGGTATTTCTGGGTTCCAGATGGCAGCTTTAACTTTAAAAATCCCCATTTCCTATTCGCCGTAAATATTACTTCACGATTAAATATGATTTGGTAGCATATAATTCCTCAATGTTAAATTCCTATGAATACAACAACCATTAGAAAGATCTTTTTCATACAAGCTCATCGTAATGATTTATATATTATGGTTATACAATTATGCTTCTTTCGACAAGTTATCGTTATCCCATTCTTTGCTTAAATTTTGTGGGGTTTTATATGGGATGAAGGACATTGTTAGGTGCTTTAATACATAAATATTGAATGGTAAACTTCCATGTAATGCTTTCACATTTCATGAAAATTTCAATATATGTTTGGGTAAGTTTAGCGTTATAATGGTTTAGTATTATTTTTGAGTATCCCCCTCTTCTTCAGCAATTTTATTATTATGTATCCAGTAATCGAACCTGGTATACTGCTTGCCATGAATGGTATTATGAATGCCATTGCATCCATGGTTTTTCCAAGGGCTATTCCCGCTATTATTGGGCTTATTAATGCTCCGATGAATGTTCCAATGGGTTCTAATAGTGCTGCTTCGTCGCGTTTAATAATATTGTATGCCAATCCAACCACTATAGCCCCGGGAATTCCGCCAGGAAATGCGAATATCGTTCCTGTTCCGAGAATGTTTCTGGCTATACCTGTTATTGTGGCTGCAATTGCAGCGTATACTGGGCCTACTACTATTCCAGCAATACCGTTCATCATGTGTTGGAATGGTAGAATCTTCATAACTCCCACTGGTATGCTGAAGTATCCTAAGATTATTGATAGCGCTGATAGTATTGCTGTTAAAACTATGCTTCTCACATTTAGTACCTCATCATTCTTTTTCATTGCAACCCCACCGGTTAAAATGTAATTCTTGTCTATATTTAAGTATTTATTACTATTGTTATTTCATATACATACCTATATAGACTCAATCAAATAATTATTGTTGGTGGTGTATCTGTGCTTGATGCTGTTAATCTGCTTGGTAAGAGGGTTTTAATAGTGGGTGATGTTGGTTCAGGCAAGACGGTTCTAACGCTTAAAATCGTATATGGATTAATTGATCTTGGCTTTGGTGGGAGTATATCTATTCTTGATTTTGCCCCCAACTCTATGTTGCATTGTGGTAGGAGGGTTGGTGGAAAGTTTACTGATTACTCATTTAACCCAAAACTTGTTAGAATGTATATTCCAGTAGAAACTATTCCTCCGAGAATTCTCGGTAAATTTAGGGATGAGGTTTTAATGTATGCTAATATGAATAGGGGGAGATGTGGGGATGCAATTAAACTTTTCATTGATGATCCAAGCGATATACTGGTGATAAATGATTTAAGTTTATATTATCATGTTGGTGATTTGGGTTTAATTGTTGACGCTATGAAATTGTGTAAAACATTTATTGCAAATGCATATTTTGATGGTTTCATCGCAGATAAATTCCCCACGGGTATTTCCATTAATGAACGTGAAGTTACCATGAATTTAATGAAGGTTGTGGATATTGTTATTAATTTGAATGTTCAGGGTGTTCGTGTAATGTAGTCTGTTATCCTCTTCTGTTTGATTATTTCCCTTAGTAGTTTGCTTTCCCCCATCCAATATGTGCTTTTAACCTTCAATCTACTTGAAGCATAATTTAATGCTTCTTCAAGAGTATCGAATTTTAAAGGCTTATTTCTGTAGGCTTTCCTAACACCCTCCCTCACAACCCAAACCCCCAGTGGGAGTATGTATTCTGGATATGCTTCCCTAACTATTAGTGTTGCAGCTTGCCTCCTCTCCCTCTCAAGATGTTCTGTTGTGGCTAGTCTTGCTGCATAGTAGCATCCTCCAATCTCAGCGTATGTTGTTCTCCCCCAATATGGTTCATAATCTCCACCTATAGCGATCATGCTTTGATCTTGATTCCATGCGGTTCCAGGATACCATACCTCAATGAACTCATACTGCCACTTCTCTGGAATCATTATTGCTATAAACCTATTTCCAAGTAGATCTGACTCATACACTCTATACTCATTTATCAACGGGTTCCTCTTAACAACTTCATCTCTAAGCCTTCTAGATATTGTGCTATCAACGGCTGTTATGCTCCACCTCGTTGGAACCATCCTCCTCTCAATACCAACTCCAAGTGCTCCTACACTTAGCACCCTCTGCATACTGCTTACTGGTATGCTGTTTGTGAATAGCTTCATCAAAGCTTCAGAAGCTTTCAAGTCGTAATCGTAGTATACTCTTTCAATTATTGGATTAGCCTTCACACTTGATACCAATATTTTGTTTATTGGTGCTGATGGACCCATGGGTTGAACTTCATCATCCAGTAGTATCCTACCTCCAGGGGGTTTTGTGAACTCTACTTCTGCATCTACTGGTTTGCTTGATAATGCCATTTCCCTTGTTGCTTCAAGGTTTTTGTTTGAGTAATCCGTCTTCTTAACGTTTACTGGGAATCTCCCCCTAATCAATTGTAGTCTAATGTCAATTATCTCTTCGATACTCATGTCGATCCATCTTTCTGGGTGATCATATACTTCGGTATCCCCCATTATTGGTGGTATTAGGGGGCCTACTTGAACATTTGGGTATCCATATCTTCCAACGAATACTGCTGGTGGCGACGATCCTTCCAAGTTTTCTCTACGTATATTCTCTCTCACCTTTAGGTATGAGTTTAGCTTTAGCATTATTGGGCATAATGGTTTCCCACAGAGGTTGCGGCCACCCCTACAGTATATACATAAATTTATGTTTCTACTTCTCACACTTACCTCTCGATCCAGTATGTTTAGGTCTAACGCATCTTCATAATTCTCTATCATGTGCTCTATCCAAGGTATCTTCCTCTTAACCTTCTTCACAAACTTCCTCTTCTCAGTATCTTCCTTCATTTCTTAATATCCCAATTTACGATGTCAACATAAATAAATTTGCCTTTCAAGAATATATGTTTGTGGATTTAGTTGAAGATTGGAGAAGTTTATTGTAGAACTGTTTTGAGTAGGAGTTCACTTTATGATATTGATTACTCGATAAACCCATATGTTGGCTGTGAGCATGCATGTAGGTATTGTTACTCCCCATTTTATGTTGGTCATAGGTTTAGTGGGTTGAGTTGGGGGGATTATGTATATGTTAAGATTAATGCCCCAAGGATATTGTCGAGGGAGTTGAAGCATAACCCTGTGGGGAGTGTTCTTATTAGTAGTATTACAGATCCATATCAGCCTCTTGAGGGGAAGTTTATGGTAACACGTAGATTGCTCGAATTGCTTGTTAAGAGTAGCTTGGAAATCTATATTCTGACGAAGTCTCCACTTGTGGTTAGGGATTTGGATGTTATATTGAGGCTTAAGAATGCTCATGTTGGTTTCTCATTCACAAATTTAGATGAGTCGTTGAGGGTTAAATTTGAGCCTAAAGCTCCATCAATTACTGATCGACTTCGAGCCTTGAGGGATATATGTGCTTCTGGAGTTAAGTCTTATGCTTTTATAGCGCCTTTCATGCCCATAAATAAGGATTTAGCCTACAATTTAATGGATGAACTTTCCTCCATTGGAGTGGATTACGTTGTTGTTGATAAGTTTAACATTCATGGGAACCCCCATGAGCTCATAAATAAATTGGCTCCTCTCTTGCCTGAAGAATTGATCAAGCAGTTTGAGGAAATATTATTACATAATTATAGTTATTCTATGTTTTACAGGTCGTTGAAGGATGATTTGGCTAGGTATGCTAGGCAAATCAATTTGAACTTATACTTCTCATATTGAAAGGTTTAGAGTTCCATATGCTATATTTTTGTTCATTTATTGTTTAAATATTCATAGGAAAGTTAATATTCACATATTTGGGATACTCCTTTACATGTTGTGGTCACTGGTGGTGACTTCGAGATGTGCTTTAACTTTAAAGCTTACCTTTATGATAGGTGTTTCAATAATGTAATATGTGTGAGTTTATCTTATGGTGGTTCGTATGGTGCATGCGTTGGGCGGTTTAACTTTTAGGTCAATTGTTTTAAGTGTATTTTTGGCTGTGCTTTTTAGTTTCATAAATGGTTATCTTGGCATAAATTTTGGTATGGGTTTTGGTTTTGGGGCTGTTGCCGTTGCCATTGCATATGCATTCTTCCATAAGTTGGGTGGGGGTTCTAGTAGGAGGGAGTTGTCTATAGTTTTGATTGCAAGTTCATCCAGTATGGCTCTCTATCAGACCATCGGCTTCATTATATATTTGATGGAGAATGAGGGTGTTGTTCTTCCAAGTTGGCTTGCTCCGTCAATGAATTCCATTATAAATAGATTTGTTGATTTCCATTCCCTTATTCCTCCGATAATATTCTTCTCGATTGGAACCATGATATCTTGTGTGGGTGGATTAATTTTTGCATATGCCCTTAGGGATACTCTTGTATCTGATAGGCGCATGGTGTGGCCTCAGACTGCTGTTACGGCGAATCTTGTTGATGTATGCTTAAGGGGTGGCGCTCATGCCAGGATAGTTGGTTGGTCTGCTTTAATTGGATTCATAGTAACATTCTTACAGTACTTACCATTATTTTGGGGTTATGACTTCACAACAATAAATCTAACTCCAATACTACCTTATGGTATGATCATGGCATTATCGCTTAATTTAGGCTTTTTAGCTATTGGATATATAATTAATGCTGATGTATCTCTAAGTCTAATGCTTTCTGGGATGATAACTTACCTTGTTTTATCACCAATTCTTGCTTCACGTGGAGTTTTTAAACCATCCATTGATCCCATGGCATCATATAATAGCCTCCTACTTGCTTTTTCCATATCTCCATCCCTTGGAATATTGTTGTTGGGTGGAGGCCTTCTCTCCATATTCGTTTTTGTTAGGGGCTTTAAATCTAGGGGTAATGTTAAATCTGATGATGGGAGGGTTGGATACCTCCAACTATATAAAATCTTACTATACTTCCTTCTTCGTAACAAGCGTTTTCTAACAATATTTTTAGCAACCTTCTCCTCATCTCTTGTTATGGCTTGGGTTTTGAATCCCCTAGCCCCTCTACCTCCATACGTATTCACAATTTTTGTTGCTTACATGTTCCTTTTGGGAGGTTTTATCGAGTGTATAACTATAGCTAGGATGTCCGGTGAGACTGGTATGAGTATGGGTATGATGGGGATACTGCTCTATGATCTGCCAATGTTCAGTTTTGGTTATAGAGACTATCCTGCCTATCTTACTTCAGGATTCTTTAAACCTGGTTCTGGTATAATTGATGGGACTGTTTCATATTATAAGTATGCTGATAAATTTGATGTTTCATGGAGTGATATTATTAAGGCTAAAATTATAGGTTGGATTCCAACATTTATTTCAAGCATAATTCTAGTCTTAGTTTTATGGATTTATTTGGGGTTTGGAACTCCACTCATGCCGGCAATATCCTTCATACAAATGAGGGCATATTACGGTATGCTTGTTAGTGGGAATATTTCTGCGGTGGTTGATCCAGTTACATTTATTGGTGGGGGCATATTAGGTGCTTTACTGGAATTGTTTACACCTATTTCCATGTTTGGGGTTGCAATGGGTATGCTCCTGCCGCCACACTACATAATCCCCATGGGTATTGGTGGATTGATTAGGTGGTATACTGATAGGAGGTTCGGTAAGGAATTCTTTAGGGATAAGGGGAGTATGGTGGCCACTGGGATTATGGCAACTTCAATAATAACTCAAGTTTTAATGAGTATAATAACAAACATTTTCTAAACCAAAAAATATTTAAGTCTCCCATATCATGTAGGATTGTACAAATCATGGTGGTTCATGATGTCCAAGTCTAGTAAGAAGTGTGTGCATGAATGGATTAGGCATCCAAAGTATATCACCGACAAGAATGGTAGGATTCTTGGCATAGAGTATTATTGGCAATGTAAGCATTGCGGAATAATTACGAACGAGAATCCATGGAAGAAGTAGCTGATATACACGTTCACTTTAAACTTCAAGTTTATTAGTTGCATCACTACTTAATATTCTATTATGGGTGATCACATTTACGAAACTGCTATATTGAATGGAATTATTGTTGATGGCTCCGGTAACCCTTGGTTTAAAGCTAATATTGCAATAGAGGATGGGAGGATATCTGCTATATCACGACATGAACATTTCAATGCCGAAAGGGTTATAGATGCAAGTGGATTGATAGTTGCCCCTGGATTCATTGATATCCACAGTCACTCAGATGTCACCCTACTTGTGGATCCTTTGGCTGAGAGTAAGGTTATGCAGGGGGTTACATTGGAGGTTGTGGGTAATTGTGGTAGTTCTGCAGCCCCTGTGGTTGGCGATTTCGCTGTTAAGCGTATGCGTAGGAGACTTGCAGAGTACAATTTGAATCTTGAGTGGAGTAGTGTTGGGGAGTACCTCTCATTCATGGAGCATAGAGGTGTTTCCGTTAATGTTGCAATGCTTGTGGGTCATGGGCAGATAAGATCTTGTGTTATGGGTTTTGAAGCCCGTGAACCAACTTTAAGTGAATTGGAGGAGATGAAGCTTCTATTAAGGGATTCACTTGAAAATGGAGCATTTGGGATGTCTAGTGGTCTTGTATATGCTCCTGGAAGATTTGCTAAAACCGATGAACTTGTGGAACTCTGCAGAGTTGTGGCTGAATATAATGGTTTATATGCTACACACATTAGGGGGGAGCGTGAAACAATAATTGAAGCTGTTTCCGAAGCCTTATATATTGCTGAGAAGTCTGGTGTTAGGCTTCAATTGTCGCATCATCCACCTAAGATTGGAGCTTACGGTAAGTCTGTGGAAACTTTAA harbors:
- a CDS encoding OPT/YSL family transporter, whose product is MVHALGGLTFRSIVLSVFLAVLFSFINGYLGINFGMGFGFGAVAVAIAYAFFHKLGGGSSRRELSIVLIASSSSMALYQTIGFIIYLMENEGVVLPSWLAPSMNSIINRFVDFHSLIPPIIFFSIGTMISCVGGLIFAYALRDTLVSDRRMVWPQTAVTANLVDVCLRGGAHARIVGWSALIGFIVTFLQYLPLFWGYDFTTINLTPILPYGMIMALSLNLGFLAIGYIINADVSLSLMLSGMITYLVLSPILASRGVFKPSIDPMASYNSLLLAFSISPSLGILLLGGGLLSIFVFVRGFKSRGNVKSDDGRVGYLQLYKILLYFLLRNKRFLTIFLATFSSSLVMAWVLNPLAPLPPYVFTIFVAYMFLLGGFIECITIARMSGETGMSMGMMGILLYDLPMFSFGYRDYPAYLTSGFFKPGSGIIDGTVSYYKYADKFDVSWSDIIKAKIIGWIPTFISSIILVLVLWIYLGFGTPLMPAISFIQMRAYYGMLVSGNISAVVDPVTFIGGGILGALLELFTPISMFGVAMGMLLPPHYIIPMGIGGLIRWYTDRRFGKEFFRDKGSMVATGIMATSIITQVLMSIITNIF
- a CDS encoding Nre family DNA repair protein, producing the protein MKEDTEKRKFVKKVKRKIPWIEHMIENYEDALDLNILDREVSVRSRNINLCIYCRGGRNLCGKPLCPIMLKLNSYLKVRENIRRENLEGSSPPAVFVGRYGYPNVQVGPLIPPIMGDTEVYDHPERWIDMSIEEIIDIRLQLIRGRFPVNVKKTDYSNKNLEATREMALSSKPVDAEVEFTKPPGGRILLDDEVQPMGPSAPINKILVSSVKANPIIERVYYDYDLKASEALMKLFTNSIPVSSMQRVLSVGALGVGIERRMVPTRWSITAVDSTISRRLRDEVVKRNPLINEYRVYESDLLGNRFIAIMIPEKWQYEFIEVWYPGTAWNQDQSMIAIGGDYEPYWGRTTYAEIGGCYYAARLATTEHLERERRQAATLIVREAYPEYILPLGVWVVREGVRKAYRNKPLKFDTLEEALNYASSRLKVKSTYWMGESKLLREIIKQKRITDYITRTP
- the thiW gene encoding energy coupling factor transporter S component ThiW, whose translation is MKKNDEVLNVRSIVLTAILSALSIILGYFSIPVGVMKILPFQHMMNGIAGIVVGPVYAAIAATITGIARNILGTGTIFAFPGGIPGAIVVGLAYNIIKRDEAALLEPIGTFIGALISPIIAGIALGKTMDAMAFIIPFMASSIPGSITGYIIIKLLKKRGILKNNTKPL
- a CDS encoding aspartyl protease family protein yields the protein MGIFKVKAAIWNPEIPENKMHIELLVDTGATYTVIPTAILKSIGVKPIRIVKLRLADGRVVEKPLSEIGIEVEGYKASATPVIFGDEDIFLLGSVTMEQLGLAPDPVSKKLKPTEALLMSKFTQHF
- a CDS encoding radical SAM protein, producing the protein MKIGEVYCRTVLSRSSLYDIDYSINPYVGCEHACRYCYSPFYVGHRFSGLSWGDYVYVKINAPRILSRELKHNPVGSVLISSITDPYQPLEGKFMVTRRLLELLVKSSLEIYILTKSPLVVRDLDVILRLKNAHVGFSFTNLDESLRVKFEPKAPSITDRLRALRDICASGVKSYAFIAPFMPINKDLAYNLMDELSSIGVDYVVVDKFNIHGNPHELINKLAPLLPEELIKQFEEILLHNYSYSMFYRSLKDDLARYARQINLNLYFSY
- a CDS encoding DUF2208 family protein; amino-acid sequence: MSDESKDSEASKVDEEVEEKEEVLYETDATELSVNDKNYRRLRAIGLLSFYFALAFILFLFIDVLAMIVVFIVMWFSPYPFIPTFAVYKITDRAVVDNKGRRLEITPEYKFQVNLRHSFVSLRKGRRSILWLYTNEPNKVVEILEKVSSICYDRLLKSKTEAPQKSEDKN